One segment of Sinorhizobium sp. BG8 DNA contains the following:
- a CDS encoding GMC family oxidoreductase N-terminal domain-containing protein, translating to MLEELFDYIVIGAGTAGCLLANRLSRDPTMRVLLLEAGKKDNYPWIHIPVGYLYCIGNPRTDWLYKTEADPGLNGRTLRYPRGKTLGGCSSINGMIYMRGQARDYDAWATATGDDSWSWNAVLPKFKAHEDHYRMDGGADPKTGGNSRFSDMHGHGGEWRVEKQRLRWDVLEAFAEAAGQAGFPRTDDFNSGDNEGVGYFEVNQRSGWRWNASKAFLRPARARKNLTILTEAHVEKLVIDTNPNGGKVCKGVILHHSGRRVEFSARREVILSAGAVGSPQVLQLSGIGPAALLQKHGIDIAVDLPGVGENLQDHLQIRAVYKLKGARTLNTIANSMIGKAMIGLEYAMKRTGPMSMSPSQLGAFTRSDPSQAHANLEYHVQPLSLDAFGEPLHDFPALTASVCNLNPTSRGSVKIRSGRMEDAPMISPNYLATAEDRKVAVDSLRQVRKIASQPALRKYEPEEWKPGPQFQTDEELVKLAGDIANTIFHPAGTAKMGTNADPMAVVDSRLRVRGIEGLRIVDASVMPTIVSGNTNSPTLMIAEKAAGMIIEDARHVAVA from the coding sequence CAATCGTCTGAGCCGCGATCCCACCATGCGAGTCCTGCTTCTCGAGGCGGGCAAGAAGGACAACTACCCCTGGATTCATATTCCCGTGGGTTACCTGTACTGCATCGGCAACCCACGGACCGACTGGCTTTACAAAACCGAAGCGGACCCCGGCCTCAATGGCAGGACGCTCCGCTATCCGCGCGGCAAGACGCTCGGTGGATGCTCGTCGATCAACGGCATGATCTACATGCGCGGACAGGCCCGCGATTACGACGCCTGGGCGACGGCGACTGGAGACGACAGTTGGTCTTGGAACGCGGTGTTGCCAAAATTCAAGGCGCACGAAGACCATTACAGGATGGACGGCGGAGCCGATCCAAAGACGGGCGGCAACAGCCGCTTCTCGGACATGCATGGCCATGGCGGTGAATGGCGCGTTGAGAAGCAAAGGCTCCGTTGGGACGTGCTCGAGGCCTTCGCCGAGGCCGCAGGCCAAGCCGGATTTCCCCGAACCGACGACTTCAACAGCGGCGACAACGAAGGTGTCGGCTATTTCGAGGTGAACCAGCGCTCCGGTTGGCGCTGGAATGCGTCGAAGGCTTTTCTGCGCCCGGCGAGAGCCCGCAAGAATCTGACGATCCTGACGGAGGCCCATGTCGAAAAGCTGGTGATCGACACCAATCCGAATGGCGGCAAGGTCTGCAAGGGAGTGATCCTGCACCACTCCGGCCGCCGGGTTGAATTTTCGGCACGCCGCGAGGTCATCTTGTCCGCAGGTGCCGTCGGATCGCCTCAAGTTCTTCAATTGTCCGGCATCGGCCCGGCCGCTCTCCTGCAAAAGCATGGCATCGACATCGCGGTCGACCTGCCCGGTGTCGGTGAGAACCTCCAGGATCACCTGCAAATCCGGGCCGTCTACAAGCTCAAGGGCGCGCGCACGCTCAACACAATCGCGAATTCAATGATCGGAAAGGCGATGATCGGTCTCGAATATGCGATGAAGCGTACCGGACCGATGAGCATGTCGCCGTCGCAATTGGGGGCCTTCACCCGATCCGACCCAAGCCAGGCCCATGCCAATCTCGAATACCACGTCCAGCCTCTGAGCCTCGATGCCTTCGGCGAACCTCTGCACGACTTTCCGGCATTGACCGCAAGCGTGTGCAATCTCAATCCGACCAGCCGCGGCAGTGTCAAAATCCGCTCCGGCCGGATGGAGGACGCACCGATGATTTCCCCGAACTATCTGGCGACAGCAGAGGATCGGAAAGTCGCGGTGGACAGCTTGAGGCAGGTCCGCAAGATCGCCAGCCAGCCCGCTCTGCGCAAGTACGAGCCGGAGGAATGGAAGCCGGGTCCGCAATTCCAAACGGACGAAGAACTGGTGAAGCTCGCAGGCGACATAGCCAACACCATCTTCCACCCGGCGGGCACCGCCAAGATGGGAACTAATGCCGACCCCATGGCCGTTGTCGACAGCCGCCTGCGGGTACGAGGCATCGAAGGCCTTCGCATCGTCGATGCCAGCGTCATGCCGACCATCGTCAGTGGCAACACCAACTCGCCGACCCTGATGATCGCCGAGAAGGCAGCCGGGATGATCATCGAGGACGCGCGCCACGTCGCCGTTGCCTGA